A single Ketogulonicigenium vulgare WSH-001 DNA region contains:
- a CDS encoding hydantoinase B/oxoprolinase family protein yields MAISLIDKQIMWNRLLAVVEEQAQVCQRTAFSTIVRESGDLAAGVFDAKGRMLAQAVTGTPGHINSMALAVGHVINAYPAHTMVEGDVFIHNDPWMGTGHLNDFSLTTPCFHNGKLIGFLACNSHLMDIGGLNDWSSSTDVFMEGLYLPILKIVSAGKVNDSLMAVIRANTRQPVETVGDVYSLINCNAVGCARLVDMMAEFDLSALDEVADHIIDTSEQAVLTKVRELPRGTWASEITLDGMSEPVTLKASLTIADDGIHIDYAGSAPMTKHNFNVPMCYTLAYTSYALGVSLFGAIPNNAGSLAPRFITAPEGCVLNAVKPAAVVSRHLMGLMLPDLVFNCLRQALPDRIPAEGAGVLWNMSALGPWNSPAEFGKNFMVGLVTTGGMGALPYRDGMSATGFPSGVRGGPVEIFESMSTVVVWRKELKPDSGGAGKFRGGLGQVIEMANTIPETFLAGNAFERIKFPARGANGGQDGTAGNVSLTSGESLNKKGRHPVPAGTRAVFHLPGGGGSGDPKTRAPALIKADLENGYITPEAARDTYNYTI; encoded by the coding sequence ATGGCTATCAGTCTGATTGACAAACAAATCATGTGGAACCGCCTGCTGGCGGTGGTCGAGGAACAGGCGCAGGTCTGCCAGCGTACCGCGTTTTCGACCATCGTGCGCGAATCCGGCGATCTGGCCGCTGGCGTGTTCGATGCCAAGGGCAGGATGTTGGCGCAGGCCGTGACCGGAACGCCCGGTCACATCAACTCGATGGCGCTGGCGGTTGGGCATGTGATCAACGCCTATCCGGCCCATACGATGGTCGAGGGCGATGTTTTCATCCACAACGACCCGTGGATGGGCACCGGCCACCTCAACGACTTTTCGCTCACGACACCCTGTTTCCACAATGGCAAGCTGATCGGCTTTCTGGCCTGTAACAGCCACTTGATGGATATCGGGGGGCTGAACGACTGGTCCTCCTCGACCGATGTTTTCATGGAGGGGCTGTATCTGCCGATCCTGAAAATCGTCAGCGCAGGCAAGGTGAACGACAGCCTGATGGCCGTCATCCGCGCAAATACCCGCCAGCCGGTGGAAACCGTCGGCGATGTCTATTCGCTGATCAACTGCAACGCGGTGGGCTGCGCCCGTCTGGTCGATATGATGGCCGAGTTCGATCTAAGCGCGCTGGACGAGGTCGCCGATCATATCATCGACACCTCCGAACAGGCGGTGTTGACCAAAGTGCGCGAGCTGCCCCGTGGCACCTGGGCGTCGGAAATCACGCTGGATGGCATGTCCGAGCCGGTCACGCTGAAAGCCAGCCTGACGATTGCCGATGACGGCATCCATATCGACTATGCGGGCTCGGCCCCGATGACCAAACATAACTTCAACGTGCCGATGTGCTATACGCTGGCCTATACCAGCTATGCTTTGGGCGTGTCGCTGTTTGGCGCGATCCCGAATAATGCCGGCAGCCTTGCGCCGCGCTTCATTACCGCACCCGAGGGCTGCGTCCTTAATGCGGTAAAGCCTGCGGCAGTCGTATCGCGTCACCTGATGGGGTTGATGCTGCCTGATCTGGTGTTCAACTGCCTGCGCCAAGCCCTGCCCGATCGCATCCCGGCCGAGGGCGCAGGCGTGCTGTGGAATATGAGCGCGCTGGGGCCTTGGAACAGCCCTGCGGAATTTGGCAAGAATTTCATGGTCGGCCTTGTGACCACCGGCGGCATGGGCGCACTGCCCTATCGCGATGGCATGTCGGCGACCGGCTTCCCATCGGGCGTGCGCGGCGGACCGGTCGAGATTTTCGAGAGCATGTCCACCGTCGTCGTCTGGCGCAAAGAGCTAAAGCCGGATTCGGGCGGCGCCGGGAAATTCCGCGGCGGCCTTGGCCAAGTTATTGAAATGGCGAACACCATCCCCGAGACCTTTCTGGCCGGCAACGCGTTCGAGCGGATCAAATTCCCCGCCCGCGGCGCGAATGGCGGCCAAGATGGCACGGCGGGCAATGTCAGCCTGACCAGCGGCGAAAGCCTGAATAAAAAGGGCCGCCACCCCGTTCCCGCTGGCACCCGCGCCGTCTTTCATCTGCCCGGCGGCGGCGGATCTGGCGACCCCAAGACCCGCGCGCCCGCACTGATCAAGGCCGACCTCGAAAACGGCTACATCACGCCCGAAGCCGCGCGCGACACCTATAACTACACCATTTAA
- a CDS encoding ABC transporter substrate-binding protein, with the protein MTHSTKLSRRAVLAGLAAAPATAGLLTGGLIPSVAFAQEGTVVTMMAPNEAPALLSFVNTSSLIWSAHVSEGLLEFDHDMNPTPLLATEWDVSEDGLTYTFKLREGVKWHDGEDFTSEDVKFTILTSKEFHSRNRSTFAQITEVETPDDHTVILHLANPTSFLLRAFSSMETPIVPSHLYAEGENVLTHPNNTAPIGTGPFVFREWVRGSHVLWDKNTAYWNPELPKVDRLVARFIPDAAARTIAFETGDIDIGYRTPIPFRDIEQLQATGVVDFTEQGYAYDPPNIIIVEANLRDPLLADIRIRQAIAHCIDREMINRVVFFNYATPSASPVVPYHKDFHLAEGNPYAVDIDRAKALLAEAGHPGGVSFTMEYVGDDQRLLGEFLRAALSRAGIAIELRGQDMGTLISRVYGDQAYQLHLASISNLFDPQVGVQRLYWSKNIIKGVAFSNGTGYQNAEVDAWLEAAALSNDTAERIALWHNVQRKVMEDVPSFPLVQAAWQTISNKRLRDHSTNAEGFEGSMARMYIA; encoded by the coding sequence ATGACCCATTCCACCAAACTATCGCGGCGCGCGGTCCTTGCAGGACTTGCGGCTGCGCCCGCCACAGCGGGGCTGCTGACCGGCGGCCTCATCCCCTCGGTCGCCTTTGCACAAGAGGGCACCGTGGTCACGATGATGGCACCAAACGAGGCCCCGGCGCTTTTGTCCTTTGTCAACACATCCAGCCTGATCTGGTCGGCGCATGTGTCCGAAGGGCTGCTGGAATTCGACCACGACATGAACCCGACGCCGCTGCTGGCGACCGAATGGGACGTGTCCGAAGACGGGCTGACCTATACGTTCAAACTGCGCGAGGGCGTGAAATGGCATGATGGCGAGGATTTCACATCCGAAGACGTGAAATTCACCATCCTGACCTCAAAGGAATTCCATTCGCGCAACCGCTCGACCTTTGCGCAGATCACCGAGGTCGAGACGCCGGACGACCACACCGTCATCCTGCATCTGGCGAACCCGACCAGCTTTCTGCTGCGCGCCTTTTCGTCGATGGAAACGCCCATCGTTCCCAGCCACCTGTATGCCGAGGGCGAGAATGTCCTGACGCATCCGAACAACACCGCGCCGATCGGCACCGGACCCTTCGTGTTCCGCGAATGGGTGCGCGGCTCGCATGTGCTGTGGGACAAGAACACCGCCTATTGGAACCCCGAACTGCCCAAAGTCGACCGCCTTGTGGCGCGTTTCATCCCTGATGCCGCCGCGCGCACCATCGCCTTTGAAACCGGCGATATCGACATTGGCTATCGCACCCCGATCCCGTTCCGCGACATCGAACAATTGCAAGCCACCGGCGTCGTCGATTTTACCGAACAGGGCTATGCCTATGACCCGCCGAACATCATCATCGTCGAGGCGAACCTGCGTGACCCGCTGCTGGCCGACATCCGCATCCGTCAAGCCATCGCCCATTGCATCGACCGCGAGATGATCAACCGCGTGGTATTCTTTAATTACGCAACGCCCTCGGCCTCGCCCGTCGTGCCCTATCACAAGGATTTCCACCTGGCCGAGGGGAACCCCTATGCCGTGGATATCGACCGCGCCAAGGCGCTGCTGGCCGAGGCGGGCCACCCGGGTGGCGTCAGCTTTACGATGGAATATGTCGGCGATGACCAGCGTCTGCTGGGTGAATTCCTGCGCGCCGCACTGAGCCGCGCCGGCATTGCGATCGAATTGCGCGGTCAGGACATGGGCACGCTGATCAGCCGCGTTTATGGCGATCAGGCCTATCAACTGCATCTTGCCTCGATCTCGAACCTGTTCGACCCACAGGTCGGGGTGCAGCGCCTGTATTGGTCAAAGAATATCATCAAGGGCGTCGCCTTCTCGAATGGCACGGGATACCAGAACGCCGAAGTCGACGCCTGGCTGGAAGCTGCGGCGCTGTCCAATGACACCGCCGAGCGGATCGCGCTATGGCACAATGTGCAGCGCAAGGTGATGGAGGATGTCCCAAGCTTTCCGCTGGTGCAGGCCGCCTGGCAGACCATCTCGAACAAGCGTCTGCGCGACCATTCCACCAATGCCGAAGGGTTCGAGGGCTCGATGGCCCGGATGTATATCGCCTGA
- a CDS encoding M24 family metallopeptidase: MSYIDRARASWFMSEAGLDALLLFEPESFRYATGLDGGVATAFRRAGACAALVPCDPGASIAAILSDHQLHFGPSAQGAIELITHPTWIDYVDISDGDHPAPLDSLARAYKAQGLGGARPETFDRDLVNALIGDLLTTRGLANARVGIDMAFIPANDLARLKAALPRVTWVDGSALLDRIRSVKTAHEIACLRNANLASEAGLLHMADHAQIGMARSELDRLWRDGAARAASAHGFKISGDRAGIAVGPNLIIRDPVLENGHLIKADMGVAVENYLSDGTRSYVMGAPSPMVRTIFAAIEDVFEAGITAIRPGATFGDVHRTVLDAVKKAGLPESYCRGHFGHSIGAACMEEWPFFSARNPEEILPGMVLAFEVPMYLHGTGAMMIEDQLLVTETGIEVMNKLPRALTQLG, translated from the coding sequence ATGAGTTACATCGACCGCGCTCGCGCCTCTTGGTTCATGTCCGAGGCGGGGCTGGATGCCCTGTTGCTGTTTGAACCTGAATCTTTTCGCTATGCAACGGGGCTGGACGGGGGTGTGGCGACGGCTTTTCGGCGGGCGGGGGCCTGTGCGGCGCTGGTGCCATGTGATCCGGGCGCATCCATCGCGGCGATCCTGTCCGACCACCAATTGCATTTCGGCCCCTCGGCCCAAGGCGCGATTGAACTGATCACCCATCCGACATGGATCGATTACGTCGATATCTCGGACGGTGACCACCCCGCCCCACTTGATAGTCTGGCGCGGGCCTATAAGGCACAGGGTCTGGGCGGCGCGCGGCCCGAGACGTTTGACCGCGATCTGGTGAATGCGCTGATCGGCGATCTGCTGACCACGCGCGGGCTGGCGAATGCGCGCGTCGGCATCGACATGGCCTTTATCCCCGCGAACGATCTGGCGCGGCTGAAGGCAGCCCTGCCCCGTGTCACCTGGGTCGACGGATCTGCTTTGCTCGACCGCATTCGCAGCGTGAAGACGGCGCATGAGATCGCCTGCCTGCGCAATGCGAACCTCGCCTCTGAGGCGGGCCTTTTGCATATGGCCGATCACGCCCAGATCGGCATGGCCAGGTCCGAGCTGGACCGGCTGTGGCGCGACGGCGCGGCGCGCGCAGCCAGCGCACATGGGTTTAAAATCAGCGGCGACCGCGCCGGGATCGCGGTTGGCCCGAACCTGATCATCCGCGATCCCGTGCTGGAAAACGGCCATCTGATCAAAGCGGATATGGGCGTCGCGGTCGAAAACTACCTGTCCGATGGCACGCGCAGCTATGTCATGGGTGCGCCTAGCCCCATGGTGCGAACGATCTTTGCCGCGATCGAGGATGTGTTCGAGGCCGGCATCACGGCCATCCGCCCCGGTGCGACATTCGGCGATGTCCATCGCACGGTGCTGGATGCGGTGAAAAAGGCAGGCCTGCCCGAAAGCTATTGCCGCGGCCATTTCGGCCACTCTATCGGCGCCGCCTGTATGGAGGAATGGCCGTTCTTTTCCGCCAGAAACCCCGAGGAAATCCTGCCCGGCATGGTCTTGGCCTTTGAGGTGCCGATGTATCTGCATGGGACCGGCGCCATGATGATCGAAGATCAGCTATTGGTCACCGAGACCGGTATCGAGGTGATGAACAAACTGCCGCGCGCGCTCACCCAACTGGGTTAG
- a CDS encoding LysR family transcriptional regulator: MNQPLRLLQPDITDLERIHLIAAFVAVAEAMSFARASEIVNVSASTLSRKVARLEDMLGTRLLERTTRRVVFTDLGAIYFRHCREVLDRLKEADDVIASYHSEPQGLLRVSFPVAFGRLALPGIIADFIATYPKVKVEANYTDRFVDLLDEGYNAVVRIGSLPDSSLVARKIGTNRKQLVASPEYIARYGRPQNPAELAAHHCLCFSRYVRGGTTWQFKRGEQIDTVHVSGDFRSDSSEAIYEAACHGAGIGIIANYICGEAVERGDLVPLLPEWTVWPETSFYVCYASNKHLLPKTRAFSDFLVQRLRNTLR; encoded by the coding sequence GTGAACCAGCCTCTTCGCCTTTTGCAGCCCGATATCACCGACCTCGAGCGGATCCATCTGATCGCCGCTTTCGTGGCCGTCGCCGAGGCCATGAGCTTTGCCCGCGCGTCCGAGATTGTAAACGTCTCGGCCTCGACCCTCAGCCGCAAGGTCGCGCGGCTCGAGGATATGCTGGGCACGCGGTTACTGGAACGCACGACGCGGCGGGTGGTGTTCACCGATCTGGGCGCCATCTATTTCCGTCACTGCCGCGAGGTGCTGGACCGGCTGAAAGAGGCGGATGATGTCATCGCCTCCTATCATTCCGAGCCGCAGGGCTTGCTCCGGGTCTCGTTCCCGGTCGCCTTTGGCCGCCTCGCGCTGCCCGGCATCATCGCTGATTTCATCGCGACCTATCCCAAGGTGAAGGTCGAGGCGAATTATACCGACCGTTTTGTCGACCTGCTCGACGAGGGCTATAACGCCGTCGTGCGCATCGGATCGCTGCCTGACAGCAGCCTTGTTGCGCGTAAAATCGGCACCAATCGCAAGCAGCTCGTTGCCTCGCCCGAATATATCGCGCGCTATGGCCGCCCGCAAAACCCGGCAGAACTGGCCGCCCATCACTGCCTGTGTTTCTCGCGCTATGTGCGGGGCGGCACCACCTGGCAGTTCAAACGCGGCGAGCAGATCGACACGGTCCATGTCAGTGGCGATTTCCGCTCGGACTCGTCCGAAGCGATCTATGAGGCCGCCTGCCACGGCGCGGGTATCGGCATTATCGCCAATTATATCTGCGGCGAAGCGGTCGAGCGTGGCGATCTGGTGCCCTTGCTGCCCGAATGGACGGTTTGGCCCGAGACCAGCTTTTACGTCTGCTATGCCTCGAACAAACACCTGCTGCCCAAAACCCGCGCCTTTTCAGATTTTCTGGTGCAGCGCCTGCGCAACACGCTGCGCTAA
- a CDS encoding aspartate dehydrogenase domain-containing protein — protein sequence MIRVTVLGLGAAGLPVALALQAGQVPGMMLHSVAASTIGRAQAKLPDVSAHLAQDIDAMGDLVVECLPPAAFAAVVGPIVQSGRDVLVASVGGLLNAPEVAAYAGQGRIFLPSGALGGLDGVRAIAASGNAQMRLASEKPVAGFEQSAYLTAKGIVLADLTTRTCLFSGPAREGVRLFPKNVNVVAALSLAGIGADDTQLELWADPDATTNQHKVTAIGPAAHFEALTINLPDPQNPRTSALTGFSLIAALRNIAAPIRFA from the coding sequence ATGATCAGGGTCACGGTTTTGGGCCTGGGTGCGGCCGGTCTGCCGGTCGCGCTTGCGCTGCAGGCGGGGCAGGTGCCCGGTATGATGCTGCATTCGGTTGCGGCCTCGACCATCGGCCGCGCGCAGGCCAAACTGCCAGACGTGTCGGCGCATCTGGCACAAGACATTGATGCAATGGGGGATTTGGTGGTCGAATGCCTGCCGCCTGCCGCATTCGCCGCCGTGGTTGGCCCCATCGTGCAATCAGGCCGCGATGTTCTGGTGGCCAGTGTTGGCGGCCTGCTGAACGCGCCCGAGGTTGCGGCCTATGCCGGGCAGGGCCGCATCTTCTTGCCCAGCGGCGCGCTGGGCGGTTTGGACGGCGTGCGCGCGATCGCCGCCAGCGGAAATGCGCAGATGCGTTTAGCCAGCGAAAAGCCAGTCGCGGGATTCGAGCAATCCGCATATCTGACCGCCAAAGGGATCGTGCTGGCGGATCTGACCACGCGCACCTGCCTGTTTTCCGGCCCCGCGCGTGAAGGCGTCCGGCTGTTTCCAAAGAATGTAAATGTCGTGGCCGCGCTTTCCTTGGCCGGGATCGGGGCGGATGACACGCAGCTCGAGCTGTGGGCAGATCCCGATGCCACCACCAATCAGCACAAGGTGACCGCGATTGGCCCCGCCGCCCATTTCGAGGCATTGACCATCAATCTGCCTGATCCGCAGAACCCTCGCACCAGCGCGCTGACCGGGTTTTCGCTGATCGCCGCCCTACGCAATATCGCAGCGCCCATTCGCTTTGCATAA
- a CDS encoding SDR family NAD(P)-dependent oxidoreductase produces the protein MNLTTKTVLITGAKQGIGAAILRQAVAAGAHVHAVDRDRNAMQAAVADLDNVTCWQGDVTNAAEIAAIFQQIGAVDGLVNCAGIVAQGSLTVSSEDDLRRTLEVNVIGAASMARHAVALALDAGRKLSIVNIASVISSLRAGKSRFAYGTSKAAVIGMTKSIAMDYVRDGIRCNAICPGTIDTPSMRERIASVAPDFGGLDAAMAAFNNRQPIGHMGSAEEIAALACFLLSDQTSFMTGSIITADGGYGL, from the coding sequence ATGAACCTCACCACCAAAACCGTTCTGATCACCGGCGCGAAACAGGGGATCGGGGCCGCGATCCTGCGCCAGGCCGTTGCAGCCGGCGCACATGTCCATGCCGTCGACCGTGATCGAAACGCCATGCAGGCCGCAGTCGCGGATCTGGACAATGTCACCTGTTGGCAGGGCGATGTGACCAATGCGGCCGAGATTGCCGCTATATTCCAGCAGATTGGCGCGGTTGATGGTCTGGTGAACTGCGCCGGTATTGTCGCCCAAGGCAGCCTTACGGTGTCCAGCGAAGATGATTTGCGCCGCACGCTAGAGGTCAACGTGATCGGCGCGGCCAGCATGGCACGCCATGCCGTCGCGCTGGCATTGGACGCGGGCCGCAAACTGTCGATCGTGAATATCGCATCGGTGATCTCGTCGCTGCGGGCCGGAAAGTCCCGCTTTGCCTATGGCACGTCAAAGGCTGCGGTGATTGGCATGACGAAATCCATCGCGATGGATTACGTGCGCGATGGCATCCGCTGCAATGCGATCTGTCCCGGCACCATCGACACCCCCTCAATGCGCGAGCGTATCGCCAGCGTCGCCCCTGATTTCGGCGGTCTCGACGCCGCCATGGCAGCCTTTAACAACCGCCAGCCCATCGGCCATATGGGATCGGCGGAGGAAATCGCTGCGCTGGCCTGTTTCCTGCTGTCGGATCAAACCAGTTTCATGACAGGTTCGATCATCACCGCGGATGGAGGATACGGCCTATGA
- a CDS encoding alpha/beta fold hydrolase: protein MTEDHMPREFISKNGAISIVHDEGQGPLVVLVSGLGGTAAFWQPVRQALARRYRVISFDQPGCGDAPVWGGVPSVSGLAQMLAEILDGAVPAIMIGHSTGGAIVQDYLSQALGPLPDAAVLSGTWAQPCPYMKALFALRLRSLKTDYSGDVAQYRAMTRLLGAAPADILSDDFAALPPQVDHDFARTQALRMQALLAFQGGALPDLPLLILGAADDRIIPAYHQQALAAANPRAHLAVLPEGGHFFPQSRSDWFIRALDDGLAASRQKSKQ, encoded by the coding sequence ATGACAGAAGATCACATGCCGCGTGAATTCATCAGCAAAAACGGTGCGATCAGCATCGTCCACGACGAGGGGCAGGGGCCGCTTGTGGTACTTGTCTCGGGCCTTGGCGGCACGGCCGCCTTTTGGCAGCCAGTGCGGCAGGCGCTGGCGAGGCGTTATCGCGTCATCAGTTTCGACCAGCCCGGTTGCGGCGACGCGCCTGTCTGGGGCGGTGTGCCCAGCGTGAGCGGCCTTGCACAGATGCTGGCAGAGATACTGGACGGGGCCGTGCCCGCGATCATGATCGGTCATTCCACCGGCGGCGCCATCGTGCAGGATTACCTGTCGCAAGCGCTTGGCCCTTTGCCGGATGCGGCGGTGCTCAGCGGCACTTGGGCACAGCCCTGTCCCTATATGAAGGCGCTGTTCGCGCTGCGATTGCGCAGCCTAAAGACGGATTACAGCGGTGATGTCGCGCAATATCGTGCGATGACGCGGCTGCTGGGCGCGGCGCCGGCTGATATTCTCAGCGATGACTTTGCCGCGCTTCCGCCGCAAGTCGACCACGATTTTGCGCGCACTCAAGCGCTGCGGATGCAGGCGCTGCTGGCCTTTCAGGGTGGCGCGCTGCCCGATCTGCCTTTGCTGATCTTGGGTGCGGCAGATGACCGGATCATTCCGGCTTATCACCAGCAGGCGCTGGCCGCCGCCAATCCCCGGGCCCATTTGGCGGTGCTGCCCGAAGGCGGCCATTTCTTTCCCCAGTCACGATCCGACTGGTTCATCCGCGCGCTGGACGATGGGCTGGCCGCATCAAGGCAAAAGAGCAAGCAATGA
- a CDS encoding TRAP transporter substrate-binding protein has protein sequence MHKTLAFTAALLASTIAARAETVINVAHVLGDTSSYQVTAERLAELVAERSNGEMKIEIFGSSALGGELRLAQGLRSGTVDIAFVSTASLEGIIPETKIFALPYLFDSKQSTYDILASDLGTELLATFANYDIIGLGWGAIYERSMPSMRPVETLADLDGMKIRTIQSTGYVAAYEALGMQPTPLAYGELFLALEAGIVDAAELAPDQTVGDGFAQAIGHYALTRVHMLPAPLLGAPALMNRLTDAETEILMGAIPEALQAGIDAHNAATDAALETMRANGIVVTEPDLAPFREAARTAWPVIVAELPGGEETLAKWQAAIAE, from the coding sequence ATGCATAAGACACTTGCTTTCACCGCCGCGCTGCTGGCCAGCACGATTGCGGCCCGCGCCGAAACCGTCATCAATGTGGCGCATGTGCTGGGCGATACCTCGTCCTACCAAGTCACCGCCGAACGCCTTGCCGAACTGGTGGCCGAGCGTTCGAACGGCGAGATGAAGATTGAAATCTTTGGAAGCTCCGCCCTGGGCGGCGAGCTGCGTCTGGCGCAGGGCCTGCGTTCGGGCACGGTGGATATCGCCTTCGTCTCGACCGCCTCGCTGGAAGGGATCATCCCCGAGACCAAGATCTTCGCGCTGCCCTATTTGTTCGACAGCAAGCAAAGCACCTACGACATCCTCGCCTCGGATCTGGGCACCGAGCTGCTGGCGACCTTTGCCAATTACGACATCATCGGTCTGGGCTGGGGCGCGATCTATGAACGCTCGATGCCGTCGATGCGCCCGGTTGAAACGCTGGCGGATCTGGATGGGATGAAAATCCGCACCATCCAATCCACCGGCTATGTCGCCGCCTATGAGGCTCTGGGCATGCAGCCGACGCCGCTGGCCTATGGCGAGCTGTTCCTCGCGCTCGAGGCGGGCATCGTTGATGCGGCTGAACTGGCACCCGATCAAACCGTGGGCGACGGGTTTGCGCAGGCGATTGGTCATTACGCGCTGACCCGTGTGCATATGCTGCCCGCACCGCTGCTGGGCGCACCGGCGCTGATGAACCGCCTGACCGATGCAGAAACCGAGATCCTGATGGGCGCCATCCCCGAGGCGCTGCAAGCCGGTATCGACGCCCATAACGCGGCGACGGACGCCGCGCTGGAAACCATGCGCGCGAACGGCATTGTTGTGACCGAGCCTGACCTTGCCCCCTTCCGCGAGGCGGCGCGCACCGCTTGGCCGGTGATCGTCGCGGAACTGCCCGGCGGCGAGGAGACCCTTGCGAAATGGCAAGCCGCCATCGCTGAATAA
- a CDS encoding TRAP transporter large permease has product MAMLFVYLVMLFFAAVPIALALGIAPLPALMARNIPLQMVPQAIFESLDSFALIALPFFILAGKLMDKASIADRLVELAHAMVNWFRGGLGGASVLATMLFSTVSGSSSATAAAVGGIVIPKMGKSGYPRPFAAAVVASAAELGIILPPSGAMIIYGVVTGASIKDMFLAGIIPGLMIGFSLFVLTAFISSRKKYGTAERLSIAEWAANVWQAYKRAFLSLFMPVIILGGIYTGLFTATESAVVAVIFALVLGMFVYRTIKIRDLPGIFWSSAISAAVVLSIVGFASVLAAALSLYQVPQKTAALIFSISRDPYVVLLLVNVLLLVIGMFLEAYAAIIILAPVLAPAMLLLGIDPIHFGIIMIVNLAIGMVTPPVGVNLFITCSIARISLEQILRPLVAFVAVLLVNLMLITYVPLLLK; this is encoded by the coding sequence ATGGCCATGCTTTTCGTCTATCTCGTCATGCTGTTCTTTGCTGCCGTTCCGATTGCGCTGGCATTGGGGATCGCGCCGCTGCCTGCGCTGATGGCGCGCAATATCCCGCTGCAAATGGTGCCGCAGGCGATTTTTGAATCGCTCGACAGCTTTGCCCTGATCGCACTGCCGTTCTTTATTCTGGCGGGCAAGCTGATGGACAAGGCCTCGATCGCCGACAGGCTGGTCGAGCTTGCACATGCGATGGTGAACTGGTTCCGGGGCGGCCTGGGTGGCGCATCCGTGCTGGCGACGATGTTGTTCTCGACCGTTTCGGGCTCGTCCTCGGCAACGGCGGCGGCGGTTGGCGGCATCGTCATTCCGAAAATGGGGAAATCGGGCTATCCGCGCCCCTTTGCGGCCGCCGTGGTCGCATCCGCGGCCGAGCTGGGGATCATCCTGCCGCCCTCTGGCGCGATGATCATCTATGGCGTCGTCACCGGGGCCTCGATCAAGGATATGTTCCTGGCGGGGATCATTCCTGGCCTGATGATCGGTTTTTCGCTGTTCGTGCTGACGGCGTTTATCTCGTCGCGCAAAAAATATGGCACGGCAGAACGCCTGAGCATCGCCGAATGGGCCGCGAATGTGTGGCAGGCCTATAAGCGCGCCTTCCTGTCGCTGTTCATGCCCGTGATCATTCTGGGCGGCATTTATACCGGACTGTTTACGGCCACGGAATCGGCCGTTGTCGCGGTGATCTTTGCGCTGGTTTTGGGCATGTTCGTCTATCGCACGATCAAAATCCGTGATCTGCCGGGCATCTTTTGGTCATCGGCCATATCCGCCGCCGTTGTGCTGTCGATCGTCGGCTTTGCCTCGGTTCTGGCGGCGGCCCTGTCGCTGTATCAGGTGCCGCAAAAGACGGCTGCGCTGATCTTTTCGATCTCGCGCGATCCCTATGTGGTACTGCTGTTGGTCAACGTGCTGCTGCTGGTCATCGGCATGTTCCTCGAGGCCTATGCCGCGATCATCATCCTCGCGCCGGTGCTGGCGCCCGCGATGCTGCTGCTGGGGATCGACCCCATCCACTTTGGCATCATCATGATCGTCAACCTTGCGATTGGCATGGTGACGCCGCCGGTGGGGGTCAACCTTTTCATTACCTGTTCAATCGCCCGTATCTCGCTTGAACAGATCCTACGGCCCTTGGTCGCCTTCGTCGCGGTGCTGTTGGTGAACCTGATGCTGATCACCTATGTGCCGCTGCTTCTAAAATAA
- a CDS encoding TRAP transporter small permease, giving the protein MLGRLADIFIRVMDGVNRLTLWLMAGLMALMTAAITIQVLVRFTAKMQGIRMSAPWTEELARYAMIWIVFLGLGLGFRHRMLIALTFVVEKLNLRWGQVLQYIALAISFAFLLVLFDLGMGAVGFGAMEKSPVLKIPKTWVYWSMPVGAVLACLNIITLVLVTLRSGGDIRRPDSDLQMTED; this is encoded by the coding sequence ATGCTGGGACGCTTGGCTGATATCTTTATCCGGGTGATGGATGGCGTGAACCGCCTGACGCTGTGGCTAATGGCCGGGCTGATGGCGCTGATGACCGCTGCAATCACCATTCAAGTGCTGGTGCGTTTCACCGCCAAGATGCAGGGCATTCGCATGTCTGCGCCTTGGACCGAGGAACTGGCCCGCTATGCGATGATCTGGATCGTCTTTCTTGGCCTTGGTCTGGGATTTCGCCACCGCATGTTGATCGCCCTGACCTTTGTCGTCGAAAAGCTGAACCTGCGCTGGGGTCAGGTGCTGCAATATATCGCGCTGGCCATCAGCTTTGCGTTTTTGCTGGTGCTGTTTGATCTGGGCATGGGCGCGGTTGGCTTTGGCGCGATGGAAAAATCGCCGGTGCTGAAGATCCCCAAGACCTGGGTCTATTGGTCGATGCCCGTGGGGGCCGTGCTTGCGTGCCTGAACATTATCACATTGGTGCTGGTCACGCTGCGCAGTGGGGGCGATATCCGCCGCCCCGACAGCGACCTGCAGATGACCGAGGATTGA